A window of the Harpia harpyja isolate bHarHar1 chromosome 25, bHarHar1 primary haplotype, whole genome shotgun sequence genome harbors these coding sequences:
- the LOC128135834 gene encoding C-type lectin domain family 2 member A-like isoform X1, which translates to MGTWCPARVNPPQGEKLFRMQTSCFCTGEESTAVMMPSQQRAEEGTSFSLKCIKDKKVPIGVTVVVAALLLTIIALAAKKCPSCPSCSSPVLPSCLENGIGYREKCFYFVEDETDWNRSQIFCRSLGAHLATIDTQEELHFLLRYGSSLHYWIGLHREGSGPWKWSNGSLFSNGFEVRGKGQCAYIDADGISSDWCSQMKYSVCNHPQKHPSGIQKDSEIILNFT; encoded by the exons ACTTCTTGCTTTTGCACAGGCGAAGAGTCGACTGCTGTAATGATGCCATCGCAGCAGAGAGCGGAGGAAGGGACCA GTTTTAGCCTCAAGTGCATTAAAGATAAAAAGGTCCCCATCGGGGTCACCGTGGTCGTAGCAGCGTTGCTTCTCACCATAATCGCGCTGGCGG CTAAGAAATGCCCGTCCTGTccatcctgctcctctcctgtCCTTCCCAGCTGCCTGGAAAATGGGATCGGGTACAGGGAGAAGTGCTTTTACTTTGTGGAGGACGAAACGGACTGGAACAGGAGTCAGATCTTTTGCCGTTCTCTCGGAGCCCATTTGGCCACCATTGACACCCAGGAGGAGCTG CATTTCCTCTTGCGCTATGGGAGTTCCTTGCACTACTGGATCGGTCTCCACAGGGAAGGCTCTGGACCTTGGAAATGGTCCAACGGGTCTCTCTTCAGCAATGG GTTCGAGGTCCGGGGCAAGGGCCAATGTGCCTATATCGATGCTGACGGGATCAGCAGCGACTGGTGCTCCCAGATGAAATACTCTGTCTGCAACCACCCGCAAAAGCACCCCAGTGGGATTCAGAAGGATTCGGAAATCATTCTGAATTTCACCTGA
- the LOC128135834 gene encoding C-type lectin domain family 2 member A-like isoform X2 — MVEALQDAGEESTAVMMPSQQRAEEGTSFSLKCIKDKKVPIGVTVVVAALLLTIIALAAKKCPSCPSCSSPVLPSCLENGIGYREKCFYFVEDETDWNRSQIFCRSLGAHLATIDTQEELHFLLRYGSSLHYWIGLHREGSGPWKWSNGSLFSNGFEVRGKGQCAYIDADGISSDWCSQMKYSVCNHPQKHPSGIQKDSEIILNFT; from the exons GCGAAGAGTCGACTGCTGTAATGATGCCATCGCAGCAGAGAGCGGAGGAAGGGACCA GTTTTAGCCTCAAGTGCATTAAAGATAAAAAGGTCCCCATCGGGGTCACCGTGGTCGTAGCAGCGTTGCTTCTCACCATAATCGCGCTGGCGG CTAAGAAATGCCCGTCCTGTccatcctgctcctctcctgtCCTTCCCAGCTGCCTGGAAAATGGGATCGGGTACAGGGAGAAGTGCTTTTACTTTGTGGAGGACGAAACGGACTGGAACAGGAGTCAGATCTTTTGCCGTTCTCTCGGAGCCCATTTGGCCACCATTGACACCCAGGAGGAGCTG CATTTCCTCTTGCGCTATGGGAGTTCCTTGCACTACTGGATCGGTCTCCACAGGGAAGGCTCTGGACCTTGGAAATGGTCCAACGGGTCTCTCTTCAGCAATGG GTTCGAGGTCCGGGGCAAGGGCCAATGTGCCTATATCGATGCTGACGGGATCAGCAGCGACTGGTGCTCCCAGATGAAATACTCTGTCTGCAACCACCCGCAAAAGCACCCCAGTGGGATTCAGAAGGATTCGGAAATCATTCTGAATTTCACCTGA
- the LOC128135911 gene encoding LOW QUALITY PROTEIN: killer cell lectin-like receptor subfamily F member 1 (The sequence of the model RefSeq protein was modified relative to this genomic sequence to represent the inferred CDS: deleted 1 base in 1 codon), translating into MLQGQGPAMALTTVYAKPDVPPRSAPGGCRKLPGPWWYWVLLGAGWVGTAVLAGVVLWLLQQHGGNGPILSQGSYSWETCPTNTSRWNVSECECPLRYFRLQLRRRLCEQGSRHATDTSTCRLCPAGWQPFAAKCYWVSTKTGAWEVAADNCLYQRSQLVMLKSVEEKAFVRDMIGNTSRAWLGLSINQMRGKNWTWKDGSPLQEAL; encoded by the exons ATGCTGCAAGGACAGGGACCGGCCATGGCATTGACCACTGTCTACGCCAAGCCAGATGTGCCACCGCGCTCAGCTCCCGGCGGCTGCAGAAAACTTCCCG GTCCTTGGTGGTactgggtgctgctgggagctggaTGGGTCGGGACCGCAGTCCTGGCAGGCGTcgtgctgtggctgctgcagcaaCACG GTGGAAATGGCCCCATCCTGAGCCAGGGCTCATACTCCTGGGAAACTTGCCCGACCAATACCAGCCGATGGAACGTCTCGGAGTGCGAATGCCCCCTGAGGTACTTCAGGCTGCAGCTGAGACGACGGTTGTGTGAGCAAGGAAGCCGCCATGCAACAG ACACCTCGACTTGCCGGCTGTGTCCCGCAGGCTGGCAGCCATTCGCAGCCAAGTGCTACTGGGTTTCCACA AAAACCGGAGCCTGGGAGGTGGCGGCAGACAACTGTTTGTACCAGCGATCTCAGCTGGTCATGCTGAAGAGCGTGGAGGAGAAG GCTTTTGTCAGGGACATGATCGGAAACACCTCCAGAGCCTGGCTGGGGCTGAGCATCAACCAGATGAGAGGGAAAAATTGGACGTGGAAGGATGGATCCCCTTTACAGGAAGCCTTGTGA